The Bos mutus isolate GX-2022 chromosome 7, NWIPB_WYAK_1.1, whole genome shotgun sequence genome window below encodes:
- the TMEM259 gene encoding membralin isoform X2, producing the protein MSEHAAPGAPGPGPNGGGGGGGGGGGGQAPARGPRTPNLNPNPLINVRDRLFHALFFKMAVTYSRLFPPAFRRLFEFFVLLKALFVLFVLAYIHIVFSRSPINCLEHVRDKWPREGILRVEVQHNSSRAPVFLQFCDGGHGSFPGLAMEPDGLELEEEEEEELTMDMFGNSSIKFELDIEPKVFKPPGGPKALNDSQEFPFPETPPKAWPQDEYIVEYSLEYGFLRLSQATRQRLSIPVMVVTLDPTRDQCFGDRFSRLLLAEFLGYDDILMSSVKGLAENEENKGFLRNVVSGEHYRFVSMWMARTSYLAAFVIMVIFTLSVSMLLRYSHHQIFVFIDLLQMLEMNMAIAFPAAPLLTVILALVGMEAIMSEFFNDTTTAFYIILIVWLADQYDAICCHTNTSKRHWLRFFYLYHFAFYAYHYRFNGQYSSLALVTSWLFIQHSMIYFFHHYELPAILQQIRVQEMLLQTPPLGPGTPTALPDDLNNNGGIPPITPDAASQSPALGPGLPGAGGGPGPMAEAPSSLVAAAASVAAAASGDLGWMAETAAIITDASFLSGLSASLLDRRPGSPLSPSGGLLRAPQDSAPASNSPGSDAVSQTTGGGRPNPVSTDLVDTPSEVGS; encoded by the exons ATGTCGGAGCACGCGGCACCCGGGGCCCCGGGGCCTGGGCCCAACGGCGGTggtggcggtggcggcggcggcggcggcggccaggCCCCCGCGCGCGGGCCTCGCACCCCCAACCTCAACCCCAATCCTCTCATCAACGTGCGCGACCGGCTTTTCCACGCGCTCTTCTTCAAGATGGCTGTCACCTACTCGCGCCTCTTCCCGCCCGCCTTCCGTCGACTCTTCGAGTTTTTCGTGTTGCTCAAG GCCCTGTTCGTGCTCTTTGTCCTGGCCTACATCCACATCGTCTTCTCCCGCTCACCCATCAACTGCCTGGAGCACGTGCGTGACAAGTGGCCCCGTGAGGGCATCCTGCGGGTAGAGGTGCAGCACAACTCGAGCCGCGCGCCCGTCTTCCTGCAGTTCTGTGATGGTGGCCATGGCAGCTTCCCTGGCCTGGCCATGGAGCCAGATGGCCTGGAgctagaggaggaggaggaggaggagctgaccATGGACATGTTCGGGAACAGCTCCATCAAG tttgaactggacatcgAGCCCAAGGTGTTCAAGCCACCAGGTGGCCCCAAGGCCTTAAATGACAGCCAGGAGTTCCCATTCCCTGAGACGCCCCCAAAAG CCTGGCCACAAGACGAGTACATCGTGGAGTACTCGCTGGAGTACGGCTTCCTGAGGTTGTCGCAGGCCACGCGCCAGCGGCTCAGCATCCCCGTAATGGTGGTCACACTGG ATCCCACGCGGGACCAGTGCTTTGGTGACCGCTTCAGCCGCCTGCTGCTGGCTGAGTTCCTGGGCTATGATGACATCCTCATGTCCAGCGTGAAGGGCCTGGCGGAGAACGAGGAGAACAAAG GCTTCCTGAGGAATGTGGTGTCCGGGGAGCACTACCGCTTCGTGAGCATGTGGATGGCCCGCACGTCCTACCTGGCCGCCTTCGTCATCATGGTCATCTTT ACCCTGAGCGTGTCCATGTTGCTGCGCTACTCCCACCATCAGATCTTCGTTTTCATTG ACCTGCTGCAGATGCTGGAGATGAACATGGCCATCGCCTTCCCCGCAGCGCCCCTGCTGACCGTCATCCTGGCCCTCGTGG GAATGGAGGCGATCATGTCTGAGTTCTTCAACGACACCACCACGGCCTTCTACATCATCCTCATCGTGTGGCTGGCTGACCAGTATGACGCCATCTGCTGCCACACCAACACCAGCAAGCGGCACTGGCTTCG GTTCTTCTACCTGTACCACTTTGCCTTCTACGCTTACCACTATCGCTTCAACGGGCAGTACAGCAGCCTGGCACTCGTCACCTCCTGGCTCTTCATCCAG CATTCCATGATCTACTTCTTCCACCACTACGAACTACCTGCCATCCTGCAGCAGATCCGTGTCCAGGAGATGCTGCTGCAGACACCACCACTGGGCCCCGGCACCCCCACAGCCCTGCCAGACGACCTGAACAACAATGGAGGCATCCCACCTATCACCCCCGACGCTGCCAGCCAgtcccctgccctgggccctggctTGCCAGGTGCTGGCGGGGGCCCCGGGCCCATGGCTGAGGCACCTAGCTCCCTGGTGGCCGCAGCGGCCTCAGTGGCTGCAGCAGCCAGTGGTGACCTGGGTTGGATGGCAGAGACGGCTGCCATCATCACAGACGCCTCCTTCCTGTCTGGCCTGAGCGCCTCTCTCCTGGACCGGCGGCCAGGCAGCCCCCTGAGCCCTAGTGGGGGGCTCCTACGGGCCCCCCAGGACAGTGCCCCTGCAAGCAACTCTCCAGGGTCTGATGCAGTCTCTCAGACCACCGGCGGGGGCAGGCCCAACCCTGTGTCTACCGATCTAGTGGACACACCCTCGGAGGTCGGCTCCTGA
- the TMEM259 gene encoding membralin isoform X1: MSEHAAPGAPGPGPNGGGGGGGGGGGGQAPARGPRTPNLNPNPLINVRDRLFHALFFKMAVTYSRLFPPAFRRLFEFFVLLKALFVLFVLAYIHIVFSRSPINCLEHVRDKWPREGILRVEVQHNSSRAPVFLQFCDGGHGSFPGLAMEPDGLELEEEEEEELTMDMFGNSSIKFELDIEPKVFKPPGGPKALNDSQEFPFPETPPKAWPQDEYIVEYSLEYGFLRLSQATRQRLSIPVMVVTLDPTRDQCFGDRFSRLLLAEFLGYDDILMSSVKGLAENEENKGFLRNVVSGEHYRFVSMWMARTSYLAAFVIMVIFTLSVSMLLRYSHHQIFVFIVDLLQMLEMNMAIAFPAAPLLTVILALVGMEAIMSEFFNDTTTAFYIILIVWLADQYDAICCHTNTSKRHWLRFFYLYHFAFYAYHYRFNGQYSSLALVTSWLFIQHSMIYFFHHYELPAILQQIRVQEMLLQTPPLGPGTPTALPDDLNNNGGIPPITPDAASQSPALGPGLPGAGGGPGPMAEAPSSLVAAAASVAAAASGDLGWMAETAAIITDASFLSGLSASLLDRRPGSPLSPSGGLLRAPQDSAPASNSPGSDAVSQTTGGGRPNPVSTDLVDTPSEVGS, translated from the exons ATGTCGGAGCACGCGGCACCCGGGGCCCCGGGGCCTGGGCCCAACGGCGGTggtggcggtggcggcggcggcggcggcggccaggCCCCCGCGCGCGGGCCTCGCACCCCCAACCTCAACCCCAATCCTCTCATCAACGTGCGCGACCGGCTTTTCCACGCGCTCTTCTTCAAGATGGCTGTCACCTACTCGCGCCTCTTCCCGCCCGCCTTCCGTCGACTCTTCGAGTTTTTCGTGTTGCTCAAG GCCCTGTTCGTGCTCTTTGTCCTGGCCTACATCCACATCGTCTTCTCCCGCTCACCCATCAACTGCCTGGAGCACGTGCGTGACAAGTGGCCCCGTGAGGGCATCCTGCGGGTAGAGGTGCAGCACAACTCGAGCCGCGCGCCCGTCTTCCTGCAGTTCTGTGATGGTGGCCATGGCAGCTTCCCTGGCCTGGCCATGGAGCCAGATGGCCTGGAgctagaggaggaggaggaggaggagctgaccATGGACATGTTCGGGAACAGCTCCATCAAG tttgaactggacatcgAGCCCAAGGTGTTCAAGCCACCAGGTGGCCCCAAGGCCTTAAATGACAGCCAGGAGTTCCCATTCCCTGAGACGCCCCCAAAAG CCTGGCCACAAGACGAGTACATCGTGGAGTACTCGCTGGAGTACGGCTTCCTGAGGTTGTCGCAGGCCACGCGCCAGCGGCTCAGCATCCCCGTAATGGTGGTCACACTGG ATCCCACGCGGGACCAGTGCTTTGGTGACCGCTTCAGCCGCCTGCTGCTGGCTGAGTTCCTGGGCTATGATGACATCCTCATGTCCAGCGTGAAGGGCCTGGCGGAGAACGAGGAGAACAAAG GCTTCCTGAGGAATGTGGTGTCCGGGGAGCACTACCGCTTCGTGAGCATGTGGATGGCCCGCACGTCCTACCTGGCCGCCTTCGTCATCATGGTCATCTTT ACCCTGAGCGTGTCCATGTTGCTGCGCTACTCCCACCATCAGATCTTCGTTTTCATTG TGGACCTGCTGCAGATGCTGGAGATGAACATGGCCATCGCCTTCCCCGCAGCGCCCCTGCTGACCGTCATCCTGGCCCTCGTGG GAATGGAGGCGATCATGTCTGAGTTCTTCAACGACACCACCACGGCCTTCTACATCATCCTCATCGTGTGGCTGGCTGACCAGTATGACGCCATCTGCTGCCACACCAACACCAGCAAGCGGCACTGGCTTCG GTTCTTCTACCTGTACCACTTTGCCTTCTACGCTTACCACTATCGCTTCAACGGGCAGTACAGCAGCCTGGCACTCGTCACCTCCTGGCTCTTCATCCAG CATTCCATGATCTACTTCTTCCACCACTACGAACTACCTGCCATCCTGCAGCAGATCCGTGTCCAGGAGATGCTGCTGCAGACACCACCACTGGGCCCCGGCACCCCCACAGCCCTGCCAGACGACCTGAACAACAATGGAGGCATCCCACCTATCACCCCCGACGCTGCCAGCCAgtcccctgccctgggccctggctTGCCAGGTGCTGGCGGGGGCCCCGGGCCCATGGCTGAGGCACCTAGCTCCCTGGTGGCCGCAGCGGCCTCAGTGGCTGCAGCAGCCAGTGGTGACCTGGGTTGGATGGCAGAGACGGCTGCCATCATCACAGACGCCTCCTTCCTGTCTGGCCTGAGCGCCTCTCTCCTGGACCGGCGGCCAGGCAGCCCCCTGAGCCCTAGTGGGGGGCTCCTACGGGCCCCCCAGGACAGTGCCCCTGCAAGCAACTCTCCAGGGTCTGATGCAGTCTCTCAGACCACCGGCGGGGGCAGGCCCAACCCTGTGTCTACCGATCTAGTGGACACACCCTCGGAGGTCGGCTCCTGA
- the CNN2 gene encoding calponin-2 has translation MSSTQFNKGPSYGLSAEVKNRLQSKYDPQKEAELRSWIEGLTGLSVGPDFQKGLKDGIILCTLMNKLQPGSVPKINRSMQNWHQLENLSNFIKAMVSYGMNPVDLFEANDLFESGNLTQVQVSLLALAGKAKTKGLQSGVDIGVKYSEKQERNFDDATMKAGQCVIGLQMGTNKCASQSGMTAYGTRRHLYDPKNHILPPMDHSTISLQMGTNKCASQVGMTAPGTRRHIYDTKLGTDKCDNSSMSLQMGYTQGANQSGQVFGLGRQIYDPKYCPQGPAADGAPAAAGDGPGPGEPSECPPYYQEEAGY, from the exons ATGAGCTCCACGCAGTTCAACAAGGGGCCCTCGTACGGGCTCTCGGCCGAGGTCAAGAACCGG CTGCAGTCCAAATATGACCCTCAGAAGGAGGCGGAGCTCCGAAGCTGGATTGAGGGACTCACTGGTCTCTCCGTTGGCCCAGACTTCCAGAAGGGTCTGAAGGATGGGATCATATTGTgcac ACTCATGAATAAACTGCAGCCAGGCTCAGTCCCTAAGATCAACCGCTCCATGCAGAACTGGCACCAG CTAGAAAACCTCTCCAACTTCATCAAGGCCATGGTGAGCTACGGCATGAATCCTGTTGACCTGTTTGAGGCCAACGACCTGTTTGAAAGTGGGAACTTGACTCAGGTGCAGGTGTCTCTTCTTGCCCTGGCTGGGaag GCCAAGACAAAGGGGTTGCAGAGTGGTGTGGACATTGGCGTCAAATACTCAGAGAAGCAGGAGCGAAACTTTGATGATGCCACCATGAAGGCGGGCCAGTGCGTCATTGGGCTCCAG ATGGGCACCAACAAATGTGCCAGCCAGTCCGGTATGACAGCTTATGGCACCAGACGGCATCTGTATGACCCCAAAAACCATATCCTGCCCCCCATGGACCACTCGACCATCAGCCTCCAGATGGGCACAAACAAGTGTGCCAGCCAG gtGGGCATGACGGCTCCAGGGACCCGGCGGCACATTTATGACACAAAGCTGGGGACAGACAAATGTGATAATTCCTCCATGTCCCTGCAGATGGGCTACACACAGGGTGCCAACCAGAGTGGTCAGGTCTTTGGCCTGGGCCGGCAGATATACGACCCCAAGTACTGCCCTCAAGGCCCAGCGGCCGACGGGGCTCCAGCAGCTGCTGGAGATGGCCCAGGCCCAGGGGAACCCTCAGAGTGTCCTCCCTACTACCAGGAGGAGGCAGGCTACTAA
- the ABCA7 gene encoding phospholipid-transporting ATPase ABCA7: MAFWTQLMLLLWKNFLYRRRQPIQLLVELLWPLFLFFILVAVRHSHPPLEQHECHFPNKPLPSAGTIPWLQGLICNVNNTCFPWQTPGEEPGVLSNFKDSLVSRLLADARTVLGGPSAHRMLASLRKLMPILKAAHTARATFPWPSEQPKEGLSLATQLLGTLLQGESLGSVLGHAQESVGSLVETAEDMAQELLELPSLGELWALLQRPHRPGGPLEAVAEALCSVRGPSKPGGPSLNWYEASDLKELVGQEPAQALRDNSLSPTCAELTGGLDTHPLSRLLWRRLKPLVLGKVLFTPDTPFTRQIMAQVNRTFQELALLKDIQEVWELLGPQLFNFLNDSANVAMLQRLLQIQDKGRRQPRPGGGARVEALRAFLNPRSGGYSWQKAHADVGHLAVTLGRVMECVTLDKLEAAPSEAALVERALKLLSEHRFWAGIVFLGPEDSPDPAQSPGPGHVRIKIRMDIDDVARTNKIKDRFWDPGPAADPLTDLRYVWGGFVYLQDLLERAAVRVLTGTTPHAGLYLQQMPYPCYVDDTFLRVLSRSLPLFLTLAWIYSVALTVKAVVREKETRLRYTMRAMGLSATALWLGWFLSCLGPFLLSTALLVLVLKLGDILPYSHPGVLFLFLAAFAVATVVQSFLLSAFFSRANLAAACGGLAYFVLYLPYVLCVAWRDQLPMGGRVAASLLSPVAFGFGCESLALLEEQGEGAQWHNLGTGPTADVFSLAQVSGLLLLDAALYGLATWYLEAVCPGEYGIPEPWNFPFRRSYWFGSQTPKGPAPVLTAQDPKVLVEEAPPGLIPGVSIRGLEKRFAGNPQPALCGLSLDFYQGHITAFLGHNGAGKTTTMSILSGLFPPTAGSASVLGHDVRTSMVAIRPCLGVCPQYNVLFDLLTVDEHIWFYGRLKGLSAAAVGPEQDRLLQDMGLIPKRHAQTHHLSGGMQRKLSVAIAFVGGSQVVILDEPTAGVDPTSRRGIWELLLKYREGRTLILSTHHLDEAELLGDRVAVVAGGRLCCCGSPLFLRRHLGSGYYLTLAKGPPRLATSKKGEAGLKNSMDAGQKREPGSQASSAGAAQLWAIVQRHVPGTRLVKDLPHELVLALPYKGALDGSFAELFHDLDQRLGELGLAGYGISDTSLEEIFLKVVEDCAVDAGPEDGRPRQGPCLGIAHPDATRKLQVPPEETALENGGLVGSAPETQALQGSGPATAGRVHSWALTYQQLRALLLKRFLLARRSRRGLFAQIVLPALFVGLALVFSLIAPPFGYYPALQLSPSMYGSQVSFFSDDTPGDPEHARLLEALLEEAGLEEPYLKSNSSRAPACARPALCHFSVPDVPADVAEVLASGNWTPESPSPACQCSQPGARRLLPDCPAAAGGPPPPQAPTSSGEVVQNLTGRNLSDFLVKTYPRLVRQGLKTKKWVNEVRYGGFSLEGRDPGLPSGLEVGRSLEELRALLNPAPGEALDHLLNNLTAWAVGLDTQDGLKIWFNNKGWHAMVAFVNRANNALLRAHLPPGSSHHAHSITTLNHPLNLTKEQLSEAALMASSVDVLVSICVVFAMSFVPASFILVLIDERVTRAKHLQCMGGLPPTLYWLGNFLWDVCNYLVSACIVVLIFLAFQQRAYVAPANLPALLLLLLLYGWSITPLMYPASFFFSVPSTAYVVLTCINLFIGINGSMATFVLELFSDQKLQKVSRILKQVFLIFPHFCLGRGLIDMVRNQAMADAFERLGEGYFQSPLRWEVVGKNLLAMFIQGPIFLLFTLLLQHHNRLLPQPKLRPLPALGEEDEDVARERERVVQGATQGDVLVLRDLTKVYPGQRTPAVDRLCLGIPPGECFGLLGVNGAGKTSTFRMVTGDTLPSGGEAILEGHSVAQEPAAAHRRMGYCPQSDAIFELLTGREHLELYARLRGVPEAQVAQTASYGLTRLGLSQYADQPAGTYSGGNKRKLATAVALVGDPALVFLDEPTTGMDPGARRFLWNSLLAVVQEGRSVVLTSHSMEECEALCTRLAIMVNGRFRCLGSAQHLKGRFGAGHTLTLRVPLSRSKLAADFVAQAFPGAELREAHGGRLRFQLLPGGRCTLALVFGLLAAHGAEHGVEDFSVSQTTLEEVFLYFSKDQGKEEDEKETEVGADPVLGPQHPKLITQFLDDHSMAETVL; the protein is encoded by the exons ATGGCCTTCTGGACACAGCTGATGCTGCTGCTTTGGAAGAATTTCCTATATCGCAGGAGGCAGCCG ATCCAACTCTTGGTGGAGTTGTTGTGGCCgctctttctcttcttcatccTGGTGGCCGTTCGCCATTCCCACCCCCCACTCGAGCAGCATGAAT GTCATTTTCCCAACAAGCCGCTGCCCTCAGCAGGCACCATCCCTTGGCTCCAGGGCCTCATCTGCAATGTGAACAACACCTGCTTCCCGTGGCAAACCCCTGGCGAGGAGCCTGGCGTCCTCAGCAACTTCAAGGACTCCCT GGTTTCGCGGCTCCTGGCAGATGCTCGCACTGTTTTGGGGGGCCCCAGTGCCCATAGGATGCTAGCTAGCCTGAGAAAGCTGAtgcccattctgaaggctgcacACACAGCCCGAGCAA CCTTTCCTTGGCCCAGTGAGCAGCCCAAGGAGGGATTGTCCCTGGCCACTCAGCTGCTGGGGACACTGCTGCaaggg GAGTCCCTGGGCTCTGTGCTGGGTCATGCCCAGGAGTCCGTGGGCAGCCTTGTGGAGACTGCAGAGGACATGGCCCAGGAG ctcctggagctGCCCAGCCTGGGAGAGCTGTGGGCCCTGCTACAGAGACCCCACAGGCCAGGTGGTCCCCTGGAGGCGGTGGCAGAAGCCCTCTGCAGTGTCAGGGGGCCCAGCAAACCAGGCGGGCCCTCCCTCAACTGGTATGAGGCCAGTGACCTGAAGGAGCTTGTGGGGCAGGAGCCAGCGCAGGCCCTGCGGGACAACAGCCTGA GCCCCACCTGCGCTGAGCTGACGGGGGGCCTGGACACCCACCCCCTGTCCCGCCTACTTTGGAGGCGCCTGAAGCCGCTGGTCCTGGGGAAAGTACTGTTCACGCCTGACACACCCTTCACCCGGCAGATCATGGCCCAG GTCAACCGAACTTTCCAGGAGCTGGCGCTGTTGAAGGACATCCAGGAGGTGTGGGAGCTGCTGGGACCCCAGCTCTTCAACTTCCTGAACGATAGTGCCAATGTCGCCATGCTACAG AGGCTCCTGCAGATCCAGGACAAGGGAAGGAGGCAGCCAAGACCTGGAGGTGGGGCCAGAGTGGAAGCTCTTCGTGCTTTTCTGAATCCCCGCAGCGGTGGCTACAGCTGGCAGAAGGCCCACGCTGATGTGGGACACCTGGCGGTCACACTGGGCCGTGTGATGGAG TGCGTGACTCTGGACAAGCTGGAGGCCGCCCCTTCAGAGGCCGCCCTGGTGGAGCGGGCCCTGAAGCTGCTCTCCGAGCACCGTTTCTGGGCCGGCATCGTCTTCTTGGGGCCCGAGGACTCCCCGGACCCCGCGCAGTCCCCAGGCCCTGGCCACGTGCGCATCAAGATCCGCATGGATATCGATGATGTCGCAAGAACCAATAAGATCAAGGACAG GTTTTGGGACCCCGGTCCGGCCGCTGACCCCCTGACGGACCTGCGCTACGTGTGGGGTGGCTTCGTGTACCTGCAAGACCTGCTGGAGCGCGCAGCTGTGCGCGTGCTCACAGGCACCACCCCCCATGCCGGCCTCTACCTCCAGCAGATGCCCTACCCCTGCTATGTGGACGATAC GTTCCTGCGCGTGCTGAGCCGGTCACTGCCACTCTTCCTGACACTGGCTTGGATCTACTCTGTGGCGTTGACGGTGAAGGCCGTGGTGCGTGAGAAGGAGACTCGGCTGCGCTACACGATGCGCGCCATGGGGCTCAGCGCCACTGCACTGTGGCTGGGCTGGTTCCTCAGCTGCCTCGGGCCCTTCCTCCTCAGCACCGCGCTGCTTGTGCTGGTACTCAAG CTCGGAGACATCCTCCCCTACAGCCACCCGGGGGTGCTGTTCCTGTTCTTGGCGGCTTTCGCTGTGGCCACAGTGGTCCAGAGTTTCTTGCTGAGCGCCTTTTTCTCCCGCGCGAACTTGGCAGCCGCCTGTGGGGGTCTTGCCTACTTCGTACTCTATCTGCCCTACGTGCTGTGCGTGGCCTGGAGGGACCAGCTGCCAATGGGCGGCCGCGTGGCCGCG AGCCTTCTGTCGCCCGTGGCCTTCGGTTTTGGCTGCGAGAGCCTGGCGCTGCTGGAGGAGCAGGGCGAGGGCGCGCAGTGGCACAACTTGGGCACCGGGCCTACAGCAGATGTCTTCAGCTTGGCCCAGGTCTCTGGCCTTCTGTTGCTCGATGCTGCTCTCTATGGCCTTGCCACTTGGTACCTGGAGGCGGTGTGCCCAG GCGAGTATGGGATCCCCGAACCGTGGAACTTTCCCTTTCGGAGGAGCTACTGGTTTGGGTCTCAGACCCCCAAGGGTCCTGCCCCAGTTCTGACCGCACAGGACCCCAAGG TGCTGGTGGAGGAGGCGCCCCCTGGCCTGATTCCGGGGGTCTCCATACGCGGCCTGGAAAAGCGCTTTGCTGGCAACCCGCAGCCGGCGCTGTGCGGACTCAGCCTGGACTTCTACCAGGGCCACATTACCGCCTTCCTGGGCCACAATGGGGCTGGCAAAACGACCACAAT GTCCATCCTGAGTGGCCTCTTTCCACCCACGGCTGGCTCCGCCTCTGTCCTGGGCCACGACGTCCGGACCAGCATGGTAGCCATCCGGCCCTGCCTGGGTGTCTGCCCGCAGTACAACGTGCTCTTTGACCT ACTGACTGTGGATGAGCACATCTGGTTCTATGGGCGGTTGAAGGGTCTGAGCGCAGCTGCCGTGGGTCCCGAGCAGGACCGGCTGCTGCAGGACATGGGGCTGATCCCCAAGAGGCATGCACAGACTCATCACCTGTCAG GCGGGATGCAGCGGAAGCTCTCAGTGGCCATTGCCTTTGTGGGTGGCTCCCAAGTTGTTATCCTGGATGAGCCCACAGCTGGTGTGGACCCCACTTCCCGTCGAGGCATCTGGGAGCTACTGCTCAAATATCGTGAAG GTCGCACACTGATCCTCTCCACCCACCACCTGGATGAGGCGGAGCTGTTGGGAGACAGGGTGGCGGTAGTGGCAGGGGGCCGCCTGTGCTGCTGTGGCTCTCCTCTGTTCCTGCGACGTCACTTGGGCTCCGGATACTACCTGACCTTGGCCAAGGGTCCCCCGCGTCTGGCGACCAGCAAAAAG GGTGAAGCCGGCTTGAAGAACAGCATGGATGCTGGGCAGAAAAGGGAGCCAGGCAGCCAGGCCAGCTCTGCCG GTGCAGCCCAGCTGTGGGCCATAGTGCAGCGCCACGTGCCCGGCACACGGCTGGTCAAGGATCTGCCACATGAGCTGGTGCTGGCGCTGCCCTACAAGGGTGCCCTGGATGGCAGCTTCGCTGAGCTCTTCCATGATCTGGACCAGCGGCTGGGGGAGCTGGGACTGGCTGGCTATGGGATCTCTGACACCAGCCTGGAGGAG ATCTTCTTGAAGGTGGTGGAGGATTGTGCTGTGGACGCAGGCCCAGAGG ATGGTAGGCCCAGGCAGGGCCCGTGCTTGGGTATTGCTCATCCCGATGCGACTAGGAAGCTCCAGGTTCCGCCAGAAGAGACAGCCCTGGAGAATGGAGGGCTGG TTGGCTCTGCCCCTGAGACACAGGCACTACAGGGCTCTGGGCCGGCCACCGCAGGCCGCGTACACAGCTGGGCGCTCACCTACCAGCAACTCCGGGCCTTACTTCTCAAGCGTTTCCTGCTTGCCCGCCGCAGCCGCCGTGGCCTGTTTGCTCAG ATTGTGCTACCTGCTCTCTTCGTGGGCCTGGCGCTGGTGTTCAGCCTCATTGCACCCCCATTTGGATACTACCCAGCTCTGCAGCTGAGCCCCAGCATGTATGGCTCCCAGGTGTCCTTCTTCAG TGATGACACTCCAGGGGACCCTGAACACGCCCGCCTGCTCGAGGCCCTGCTGGAGGAGGCTGGACTGGAGGAGCCTTACCTGAAAAGTAACTCCAGCAG GGCACCAGCATGCGCACGGCCTGCCCTCTGCCACTTCTCGGTGCCTGATGTCCCTGCGGACGTGGCTGAGGTCTTGGCCAGTGGCAACTGGACCCCGGAGTCTCCATcccccgcctgccagtgcagccaGCCTGGTGCCCGCCGCCTGCTGCCTGACTGCCCTGCTGCGGCCGGTGGTCCCCCGCCACCCCAGGCGCCAACCAGCTCTGGTGAAGTGGTCCAGAACTTAACGGGCCGAAACCTGTCTGACTTCCTGGTCAAGACCTACCCGCGCCTGGTGCGCCAAGG cCTGAAGACCAAGAAATGGGTGAATGAGGTCAG GTATGGGGGCTTCTCCCTGGAGGGCCGAGACCCAGGCCTGCCCTCGGGCTTGGAGGTGGGCCGCTCCCTGGAGGAACTGCGGGCACTGCTGAACCCCGCACCAGGCGAGGCCCTCGACCACCTCCTGAACAATCTCACAGCATGGGCTGTTGGTCTGGACACTCAAGATGGCCTCAAG ATCTGGTTTAACAACAAGGGCTGGCACGCCATGGTGGCCTTTGTAAACCGAGCCAACAACGCTCTCCTGCGTGCCCAcctgccaccaggctcctcccaccaTGCCCACAGCATCACCACGCTCAATCACCCCCTGAACCTCACCAAGGAGCAGTTGTCTGAGGCTGCACT GATGGCCTCCTCAGTGGACGTGCTTGTCTCCATCTGCGTGGTCTTCGCCATGTCCTTTGTCCCGGCCAGCTTCATCCTTGTCCTCATTGACGAGCGTGTCACCCGAGCCAAACACCTGCAGTGCATGGGGGGCCTGCCCCCCACTCTCTACTGGCTTGGCAACTTTCTCTGGGACGTG TGTAACTACTTGGTGTCAGCGTGCATCGTGGTGCTCATCTTTTTGGCCTTCCAGCAGAGGGCGTATGTGGCCCCTGCCAACCTGCCTGCCCTCCTGCTGTTGCTACTACTGTATGG CTGGTCAATCACGCCACTCATGTACCCAGCCTCCTTCTTCTTCTCCGTGCCCAGCACAGCCTATGTTGTGCTCACCTGCATCAATCTGTTCATTGGTATCAATGGCAGCATGGCCACCTTCGTGCTTGAGCTCTTCTCTGATCAG AAGTTGCAGAAGGTGAGCCGGATCCTGAAACAGGTCTTCCTTATCTTTCCTCACTTCTGCTTGGGCCGGGGCCTCATCGACATGGTGCGGAACCAGGCCATGGCTGATGCCTTTGAGCGCTTGG GAGAGGGGTATTTCCAGTCGCCCCTGCGTTGGGAGGTGGTCGGCAAGAACCTCTTGGCCATGTTCATACAGGGGCCAATCTTCCTCCTCTTTACATTACTGCTTCAGCACCACAACCGCCTCCTACCACA ACCCAAGCTGAGGCCGTTACCCGCCCTGGGAGAGGAGGATGAGGATGTGGCCCGTGAGCGGGAACGGGTAGTACAAGGGGCCACCCAGGGGGATGTGTTGGTACTGAGGGACCTGACCAAG GTGTACCCTGGGCAGAGGACACCAGCTGTTGACCGCCTGTGCCTGGGGATCCCCCCTGGTGAG TGTTTCGGGCTGCTGGGCGTGAACGGAGCAGGGAAAACATCCACATTCCGCATGGTGACTGGGGACACGCTGCCCAGTGGGGGTGAGGCCATTCTGGAAGGCCACAG cGTGGCCCAGGAACCGGCTGCAGCTCACCGCCGCATGGGCTACTGCCCTCAGTCGGATGCCATCTTCGAGCTGCTGACCGGTCGTGAGCACCTGGAGCTGTATGCACGCCTGCGAGGAGTCCCCGAAGCCCAAGTTGCCCAG ACAGCAAGCTACGGCCTGACACGCCTGGGCCTCTCTCAGTATGCTGACCAGCCCGCTGGCACCTACAGCGGGGGCAACAAGCGGAAGCTGGCGACAGCCGTGGCTCTGGTGGGGGACCCGGCTTTAGTCTTTCTG GACGAGCCGACCACTGGCATGGACCCTGGTGCCCGGCGGTTCCTCTGGAACAGTCTTCTGGCCGTGGTGCAGGAGGGCCGCTCCGTGGTTCTCACCTCACACAG CATGGAGGAGTGCGAGGCACTCTGCACACGCCTGGCCATCATGGTGAATGGGCGGTTCCGCTGCCTGGGCAGTGCGCAGCACCTCAAGGGCAG attCGGGGCTGGCCATACACTGACCCTGAGGGTGCCCTTGTCGAGATCCAAGTTGGCGGCTGACTTTGTGGCCCAGGCGTTCCCGGGAGCTGAGCTGCGGGAGGCGCATGGTGGCCGCCTGCGCTTCCAGCTGCTGCCAGGAGGGCGCTGCACCTTGGCGCTAGTCTTTGGATTGCTGGCAGCACACGGCGCAGAGCATGGTGTGGAGGACTTCTCTGTGAGCCAGACCACGCTGGAGGAG GTATTCTTGTACTTCTCCAAGGATCAGGGCAAAGAGGAAGATgagaaggagacagaagtgggGGCTGACCCTGTGCTAGGCCCGCAGCACCCCAAACTCATAACCCAGTTCCTCGATGACCACAGCATGGCTGAGACGGTCCTCTGA